The following are encoded in a window of Thermoprotei archaeon genomic DNA:
- the hypE gene encoding hydrogenase expression/formation protein HypE, with amino-acid sequence MDTILISHGNGGRETQLLLQQIIFLKVPEKLKQTIGGIGINYPDDGAVINLEKNKLVITTDSYTVNPIFFPGGDIGTLAISGTINDLVMMGASPIAMLDSIVVSEGFSINDLEKILESMLNILKEYNIPLIGGDFKVMPSDSMKGIIINTVGIGTTENPIIDAIVPGDKIIVTGPIGTHGAIIAAMQYGIQTSLKSDVKPLLPLLKIFNKYKGKIHAARDPTRGGLASTLNEWAQLTKKMIIIEENKIPILQEVKSITEITGLDPFVLANEGIAVLSVSPDIEKDIIKDLESLNFQPAIIGYVTEPKNWENRGIVITKTAIGGAKILEMPTGDIVPRIC; translated from the coding sequence AAACAATCGGAGGAATAGGAATAAATTATCCTGATGATGGAGCTGTAATAAATTTAGAAAAAAACAAATTAGTCATCACAACAGACTCATACACAGTCAATCCTATATTCTTTCCTGGAGGAGATATCGGAACATTGGCAATTTCAGGCACAATTAACGATTTGGTTATGATGGGCGCATCACCAATTGCCATGCTAGATTCGATAGTAGTTAGTGAAGGTTTCTCCATAAATGATCTAGAGAAAATCCTCGAATCCATGTTAAACATTCTAAAGGAATACAACATACCATTAATAGGTGGAGATTTTAAAGTAATGCCCTCAGATTCGATGAAAGGAATAATAATAAACACAGTAGGCATTGGTACCACCGAAAATCCAATAATAGATGCAATAGTGCCTGGAGACAAAATAATAGTTACTGGCCCAATAGGGACGCACGGAGCAATCATAGCTGCAATGCAATATGGAATCCAAACTTCCCTAAAAAGTGACGTAAAACCCTTATTACCATTGCTCAAGATTTTTAATAAATACAAAGGCAAAATACATGCTGCAAGAGACCCCACAAGAGGAGGGCTCGCATCAACATTAAACGAATGGGCACAATTAACTAAAAAAATGATAATAATAGAAGAAAATAAAATACCAATACTTCAGGAAGTCAAATCCATTACTGAAATAACCGGACTTGATCCATTTGTTCTAGCAAATGAAGGAATTGCAGTTCTTTCCGTAAGCCCGGATATAGAAAAAGATATAATAAAAGACCTCGAATCGTTAAATTTCCAACCCGCAATTATAGGATACGTAACAGAACCAAAAAATTGGGAAAACAGAGGAATCGTAATCACAAAAACAGCTATAGGTGGAGCCAAAATTCTTGAAATGCCCACAGGAGACATTGTACCCAGAATATGCTAA
- a CDS encoding twin-arginine translocase TatA/TatE family subunit gives MALDPIETLMIGIIILALIIWGPSKIPELARALGRAKREYEKASRGLEEEISKITQSSSTESSQTVSSDDKLIEVAKSLGISTEGKTRDEIAREIIEKAKS, from the coding sequence ATGGCATTAGATCCTATTGAAACACTTATGATAGGTATTATTATTTTAGCATTAATAATATGGGGCCCAAGTAAAATACCAGAGCTGGCTCGTGCGTTAGGTCGCGCAAAACGGGAGTATGAAAAAGCATCACGCGGATTAGAAGAAGAGATAAGCAAAATAACACAATCATCATCCACTGAAAGCTCACAAACAGTATCAAGTGATGACAAGCTCATAGAGGTTGCAAAGAGTCTTGGTATTAGTACTGAAGGCAAGACTAGAGATGAAATTGCAAGGGAGATAATAGAAAAAGCAAAAAGTTAA